In a single window of the Rhopalosiphum padi isolate XX-2018 chromosome 1, ASM2088224v1, whole genome shotgun sequence genome:
- the LOC132923986 gene encoding 52 kDa repressor of the inhibitor of the protein kinase-like: MDSMKRKQPSLLNYFPNKKISSTEVSDSNEPVNVSQTAIPRAIPQLNVICDDNKQNNITSDLVFDNDIGNFIGKKLDDHTKCRLLENPWKPLKNFEYPFSIHKKKGKEEKRFLRNNHFDQYPWLIYSVSKSGCFCKYCTLFLTHNKGGKQNTEELKKLVTLPLNQYSKLLGKDGYLEKHNQNHYHQDAILKSSDFLKTYNSPNKQVNNILNSERLRQVQENRNRLKPIIETIIFLGRQNIPFRGHRDSGQIIFHDNEDSKNLTDPTYSIVKNEGNFRELLKYRVMSGDTKLKNDLLNFNSKASYISPIIQEDLIKCCKEEILSFILDEVNTNQFYSIIFDETTDVSHISQMSLTLRYIDKKNNIYERFVGFINCHDTFNRNQTAIPNNDLSDTLIDDHLSKEPKLTGNVLGNIVVSELKEMSLNLKNCIGIGTDGCSVMTSVLRGAVQEVQKSCPNAIYSPCTNHALNLSISKSSKVQIVRNTMGILQETISFFHLSSKRNFILKNYLKSSKSSKTSLTSLCVTRWVERHTSIIDFETNMSEIIESLTHISQFTDQVSSSKANSLLLSLCNCEFIITLYILSNILSITLPASKMLQGVNLDVSAASSCITSIVQNLEDKRLNAEEYFSEIFLEAKTKMIDLDIEVKLPRLTKIQNKRANTPANTPEEYYRRVVYIPLIDNILEDLRSRFLNKKTTAIFQLIEFIPANIINKSSLDVKKMIDTVIGHFIFLDININILKGEVDLWKSNWISRKNEGLKIPEDVLESIDECHPVMFPTIRQVLVVLATLPVSIASAERSFSTLRRYACIFCFSLS; the protein is encoded by the exons ATGGATTCTATGAAGCGTAAACAGCCTTCtctcttaaattattttccaaacaaaaaaatatcgtcAACAGAGGTAAGTGATTCAAATGAGCCAGTAAATGTTTCCCAAACAGCAATACCACGAGCAATACCACAACTCAATGTAATTTGTgatgataataaacaaaataatataacatcagaTTTAGTTTTCGATAATGatattggtaattttattggtaaaaaacTTGACGACCACACAAAATGTAGACTGTTGGAAAACCCTTGGAAACCACTGAAAAACTTTGAGTATCCATTCtccattcacaaaaaaaaaggaaaagaggaaaaacgttttttaagaaataatcatTTTGACCAATATCCGTGGCTAATATATTCTGTATCAAAATCTGGCTGTTTCTGCAAATATTGTACACTTTTTTTAACTCACAATAAAGGTGGAAAACAAAATACTGAAGAATTGAAAAAACTTGTAACATTACCACTCAACcaatattcaaaattacttGGTAAGGATGGATATTTAGAAAAACATAATCAAAATCATTACCATCAGgatgcaattttaaaatcaagtgactttttaaaaacttacaacTCACCTAATAAGCaggttaataatattctaaacagTGAACGTTTAAGACAAGTTCAAGAAAACAGAAACCGGTTAAAACCTATAAtagaaactataatttttttgggaCGCCAAAATATACCTTTCAGAGGGCACCGTGACTCAggacaaataatatttcatgataatgaAGACTCTAAAAATTTAACTGATCCAACTTATTCTATTGTGAAGAATGAAGGTAATTTTCGCGAACTTTTGAAATACCGTGTTATGTCTGGtgatacaaaattgaaaaatgacttgcttaattttaattcaaaagctAGTTATATTTCTCCAATCATCCAAGAAGATCTGATTAAATGTTGTAAGGAAGAAATACTGTCGTTTATATTAGATGAAGtaaatacaaatcaattttaCAGTATTATCTTTGATGAAACGACCGATGTGTCTCATATATCACAAATGAGTTTAACTTTAAGGTACATTgataagaaaaataacatttatgaacGTTTCGTTGGTTTTATCAATTGCCATGATACATTTAATAGAAACCAGACTGCCATTCCAAATAATGATTTGTCAGATACATTGATTGATGACCATTTATCTAAAGAACCGAAGCTAACAg GAAATGTACTTGGAAATATAGTAGTATCAGAGTTAAAAGAAATGTCACTTAACCTTAAAAACTGTATAGGAATTGGCACGGATGGTTGTTCTGTAATGACATCAGTGTTAAGAGGAGCTGTGCAAGAAGTCCAGAAAAGCTGTCCAAATGCTATATACAGCCCTTGCACTAATCATGCTCTAAACTTATCAATTTCTAAATCTTCGAAAGTCCAAATCGTTAGAAATACTATGGGAATTCTCCAAGAAaccatttcattttttcatttatcttcCAAAAGGAATTTCATCTTGAAAAATTACCTTAAAAGTTCCAAAAGTTCTAAGACATCATTAACCAGTTTGTGTGTTACACGTTGGGTAGAACGTCACACTAGTATAATAGACTTTGAAACCAACATGTCAGAAATTATAGAAAGTCTAACACATATATCTCAATTCACAGATCAAGTATCATCATCTAAAGCTAACTCATTACTCCTGAGTTTGTGCaattgtgaatttattataacattgtatatattatcaaatatcctCAGTATTACACTACCAGCCAGTAAAATGTTACAAGGAGTTAATTTAGATGTAAGTGCTGCTTCCAGCTGTATTACCAGTATAGTACAAAATTTAGAAGATAAAAGATTAAATGCTGAAGaatattttagtgaaatatttCTTGAAGCTAAAACTAAAATGATTGACTTAGACATTGAAGTCAAGTTACCAAGattaacaaaaattcaaaataaaagggCCAATACTCCTGCAAATACACCAGAGGAATATTACCGGAGAGTTGTGTACATTCCCctaattgacaatattttagaAGACTTGAGATCAAGAttcctaaataaaaaaacaacagctATTTTTCAGTTGATTGAATTTATTCCAGCTAACATAATCAACAAGTCTTCACTCGAtgtcaaaaaaatgattgatacAGTAAttggacattttatatttttggatataaacattaacattttaaaaggaGAAGTTGATTTATGGAAATCAAATTGGATTTCCAGGAAAAATGAag gtcTTAAAATACCAGAAGATGTATTAGAATCTATTGATGAATGTCATCCAGTCATGTTTCCTACAATTAGACAGGTTTTAGTAGTATTAGCAACATTACCAGTAAGTATCGCATCAGCAGAACGCAGCTTCTCTACTTTAAGGAGGTATGCATGTATATTTTGCTTTTCTTTAAGttag
- the LOC132918342 gene encoding uncharacterized protein LOC132918342: protein MWRQIQNVGLVENYINNANFALHIRMLAALAYVPPDNVINAYEEILETQFYVENEDLVMPFLDYFEDNWVGKITGRRKTRRQPRHPIDIWNCHYSAKNGLPTTNNAVEGWHRGFTSVIGASHPNIWKFMDGIKKVQNIEELKREQYNAGEQPQKKKKVQGL from the exons ATGTGGCGACAAATTCAAAATGTTGGTCTAgtcgaaaattatattaataatgctaACTTTGCTCTTCATATTCGTATGTTAGCTGCTTTGGCCTATGTTCCACCAGATAACGTTATTAATGCATACGAAGAAATTTTAGAAACACAAttttatgttgaaaatgaaGACCTGGTAATGCCATTCTTGGATTATTTCGAGGATAACTGGGTAGGAAAAATAACAGGAAGACGAAAAACTCGACGACAACCAAGACATCCTATTGATATTTGGAATTGTCACTATTCAGCCAAAAATGGTCTTCCAACAACAAACAACGCTGTTGAAGGATGGCACAGAGGATTTACATCTGTTATTg GAGCAAGCCACCCTAATATATGGAAATTCATGGATGGAATTAAGAAAGTTCAAAACATAGAAGAATTAAAACGAGAGCAGTATAATGCTGGAGAACaaccacagaaaaaaaaaaaagtacaaggaCTGTAA